The genomic DNA GATGTTGCCCTGCTGAATGTTGATCGTGGGCGGGTAACTGCCCACGGCGGTCACGCGCTGGGTCGCATACCAGGGCACAACCACAAGTTGCTGCGGCGAGGCCGGCACGATGACGGGCGGAAACTGGACCGACAACATCCAGGTGTTGAAGCGGATCAACAACAGCAGCGCATTTTCATAGTGAAAACGGGCCAGGGTATGGTTGCCCATCTGGTAGGCGCATTCGCCGTGCATCGTCTCGTAACAGATCGAATCGATCCACAGCCCGCCGGCCGCCGGGTTCTTGATGGCGTTCTGCGAGAAGATGTTCAAGGCCTGGTCGGTGGCCACGTAATTGCCGTCGTAGTAGCCGGCGAACGTCAGGAAGTACGCCGGCGGCGGCTGCGACTGGGCTCCCTGCTGCAGAGATTGGGCTCCTCCCTGCGCCAGCGCGCTTTGGGCAGCCGTGGCCCAAACCACCAACATCAAGATCGTGACGGCGCCGCAACGGCGGTCGCGGGGCGGCAAACAAACTCGCAGGGGAGTATTCATGGCCGGCTCCAGAAGAAGGCGGGGATTCACTATCAGCATACCGTCTGGCGTCGGATGTGGGAACTACCTGGCGAGGGTTCGGGGTTCGGGGTTCGGGGTTCGGGGTTCGGGGTTCGGGGTTCGGGGTTCAGGGTTCGGGGTTCAGGGTTCGGGGTTCAGGGTTCAGGGTTTCGAGGTCTTGGTCTTAGCGATTCGAGTACCGATCCCGCGAAGCGTTGCCTCATCCCTCATCCCTCATCCCTCATCCCTCATCCCTCATCCCTCATCTGAATCCTGAACCCTGAACCCTGAACCCTGAACCCTGAACCCCGAACCCTCTTCCGCTAAAGTCCCCCGCACATTCGGGCCGATAAGGTGCTTGTCGATTGTACCGCTTTTGCGGACGAGGCGTTTTCGGTTGATTTTGCGATAAGCCGGGCGGTTCGCGCACAGCACGGCGCTTTGGAGAACTGGCGATGTGGTTGTCATCGAATCCTGGATCCACCAGGCGGCGTCTGCTTGGCAGCTTCGGCCTGGCGGCGGCGCTGGGACTAAGCGGCTGCCAGTCGGACATTGGCGGCCAGACGCTTCCCAGCCCCTACTGGCAGACCGACGATGTGCAGTATTTTCCGCCCGGACCTGAGTTCAAACTCTCCCGCGAGGCGGCGGCCATGAAGGCCTTCAAGCAAGACGCGGCGCGTGCGGGCCAGCCCGTGCAACCGGCCGCGCCGGCCCCGGCCCCGGCCGAGGCCGGACCCGCGCCCGCCGACGCCGGTCCGTAACGTCAAGTCAAGCGGCGGCGGTCGGCCTGGCCAAGCATGCCTTCACCGGCCGCCGCTCACAGGTTTCGTCGGGTGACGATCGCGTTGGCCAGCCAGACGCCATCTGGGCGGCAGGTCTGACGGGCGATTCATCGTTGCCAAGGGGGGACGGCGCCCGTCGCTGCCTGGCGTCCTCGGTTGGCTTGCCAACAGGCCTTCCTGGGACGCCAGGCGAGCGCGGGTCTTTTGGAGGAGGACCTTGCGCGCCAGCATCAAACAAACTGCCTGGCGAGGGACAACGGCTCTACCGGCCAAAGCAACAGGAATTGAACGAGGGCGGCGCCAGCTTGGTCGAGATCGACTTGCTGCGCGCCGGCGAGCACGTGCTCAACGTGCCAAGCAGTCGCATTCCACGCGCGTATCGGACTCCTTACCGCGTGTGCGTGCGGCGCGGTTGGCGTCCGCGGCGGGTCGAGCGTTACCGCGCTCCGCTCGAAAAACGTTTGCCGAAGATTCAGATACCCCTGCTCGAAACGGATCAGGATGTGACGCTTGACCTGCAATCTCTGATTGAACTATGCTATCGCAATGGCCGGTACGATCGGATCGATTACACCGTCGATCCCGGTTCTCCGTTTGATCCCCCAACCGCCGCTTGGGCGAATGAACTGCTGAAGGCGAAGGGGCTGCGGTAGTACCGGAGACCGAGATGATCCACTGCAAGCGATGCGGCGGTGAAGTGGTCCAAAAGCCGGTCGCGCGTCTCATGCTGGTCGGCGTCGCCATGCTCGCGGGCGCCGGCTTGGGCGCCGGGTCGCCGATGCTTTGGGTTCCGGCCGCGGTTCTTGGCCTGACGGGAATCTATCTCCTCATCTGGGCGCTCGCCGGTCGGGGGCGATGGTGCCGGGGTTGCAAGCGATTCGACCGCGTGTAAGCGGTAGCTGAGCTGAACTGCTGTTGCCATCGCCGATTCAGGTGGAAAGATGGGCGACGAGCCGGTCGCCGGCCCAGGCCAGCACGCGGCCGTTTGTCTTAATCTTCCTCTCAAGCGTCGTCATCCTCGCGGTCGATAGCTCCGATACGACCCGTACTTTCGACCCGCGACCGAGGTCCCGCTCATGCGAGTTTCTTTCCGCCAAATCGCCAAAGGCGTTTACGGCGGCCACCTGCCGCGCGATGTCGCCGCGGCGGTGGCGCTGGGAGTTTTGCTGGGCGCCGTCACCGGCGGAAATGTCTCCTGGATTGCCCTGCTGCTGGCGGCCATCCTGTTGAACGTTCACACCCGGCTGTTCTTGGCGGCCTGGCTGGCAAGTCTGTTGCTGGCCTGGTTGGCCCGCGGCAGCCTGGACCGACTCGGCCGCCTGATGCTCGACGGCACGCCGCTGGGACACGCGATTGGACAACTGGGCGACGGCGTTTTCGTTGCTCTGCTGGGCTGGGACCAATACGCGTTCGCCGGCGGAGTCGCGGCGGGCTCCGTGCTGGCGGCGGCCGGCGCGCTGGCGGCCTACCGGTTGACTCGCTACCTCTGGCTGTCGCAACGTCCACACGATCCTGATTTGCCTCCCAGCCCGATCGCATTCGACGTGCCCGCGACGCCAGTGCATACCGGGCAGGCGGCGCTCACCGAGGCGCCTGCCAACGCGGGGCCACTCGTGCGGATCTGGCTCGGACCATCCCAACGCGAGCGATCGTTGCGTCGCACGATGCAGCCCCGGCGGCTGCGGCGCCACGGTGCGCCGATGGCAGTCGCGGCATCGCTCGCTCTCGTGGCGGCATGCTGGTGGCTCGCCGGCTCGATGGCCCGGCAAGAGCTTTTGCGTACGCTGTCGGCTTGCAACGGCGCCGAGGTGTCGGCCGGCGGCCTCGACTTGTCGATGGCCAGCGGCGACTTTACCATCCGCGATCTGCGCGTCGCCGATCCCCAACGGGCCGGTCGCGATCGTCTTTGCGTCGGCCTGGTCCAAGGAAAGTTGTCGCCCGGCCTGCTCCTGCGTGGTCACCTCGACGTGGAGCGGTTGGCGTTGAGCCAGATCCGGACCGATCTTCGTCGGGCAGGACACGCCGCTTCGTCCCCGGCCTGGTCCGGTTTCTCAGAGACGGGTGAGGAATCCGTCCCATCGTCGTCTTCGTGCGATACCGCTCTCGACGCCTCCTTACCTTGCTGGAAAAATGTCTGCCGGCAGCTTCGCGCTTTGCAACGACTGGTCGTGGCCGTCGAAGGGCTGGCTGGGGCCGAAAGTGCCGGGCCGGACAGCGGCACGACGCAGCGTCGGAGCGAGTTGGGCGTCCGTCGGCCGCGGCTACGAGTGCGGCAGGCGCGTGTTGCTGATCTGGCGAACTGTTCGGGCCTGGGCCGCAAATCGCTGTTGCAACTGACGGAGCTGACCAGCAATTCGGCGATCTCATCCTGCCCGGCCGAGTTGAAGGTCGTGGTTCCCCGGTTCGGCGCCGAGTTGCGGCTGATCTTCTCGCAGAAAGGCCCTGGCTCGAAGCATAGGCTCGAATGCTCGGCCTACGATCTCGACCTGCCGTCGCTATTCGGCGAGGGCCACGTGGGCCGCGTGCGCGTGGCCTCCGGGCGAGCTCGACTGTCGGGCGAAGGTTCGCTCGATCGCCGCTCGCTCGATGTCCGCTTGACCGTCGAAGCAGAATCGCTGGCCGCCGAGGTCGTCGGCCGGCGGCGGTTGGCCGGCATCGAACCCGATCTCTGGAACCGCGGCGTCGAGCGGTTGGATGCCTTCAAGACCGATCTCGTGTTGGCGGGCGACTTCGCTTGCCCGACGCTGGGTCTGGAAAGCCAGCTTCTCGTCGAGCAATTCCAACAACATCTACGTGCGGTGGGCGAATATGCACTGGTCGATACGCTCCATCACCAACTTGCTCGAAAGCAGCGCCCCGAGGTCGAGTCGGCGGTAATGCAAGCCAGCGCCGTCGAACCGCAATTGAATCCTACTCGACCGGGCTGGGCGGAGTTCACCCAGGACGCCCAGGCGGCCGGACTTGCCCATCCGGAACCGCCGGCCGCATCCGCGGTCATCGCCTCCGATGAGGCGGTCCAACAACCCGTCAACTATCCCGCGACGGCCCATCCTTTCGACGATTCACCGCCGGGACCAACCGTTCCGCCAACCGCAACGGCACAAGCGGCGGAGGAGGATCCGGGGTTCAGCGATCCAAACTCGGAACCGCCGGTTCCGCCAGGGGCCACGGCGCCGGAGTCCGCGCCAACCGCGCGCCGGCTGCCCGGTCCTGTCAACATGGTTGTCGGGCACGATCCGATGGCCTCGATTCCGGCGTCCTTCGACAGTGTCGGCACGACGGCGCCGGAAACGGGCCGGCCGCCGCGTGCGAGCTTGCTGTCGCGCTGGGCCGCCGGTTTGCGTCAGCGGTTCGCTCCCGCGTCTACAACGCCGGATACGGAAGTCCGCACGGAAGCGCCGCCCGACGACGCACAGACCGGACCACCGGAGCGCGTCATCCCGGCGGCCGCCAGCGAAGCCTGGTACCATCGCCGCTGGCGCTGAGCGTCAATACGTGCGCGGATCGGGCGACCGCTGTTTCCACTCCAGGAACAATTGCCGGCACTCCTCCGGCAGCACTCCTGAAGCCAGCACCAGCCGGCTGCCGCTGAGCCGGACCAGCTCGTGACACGACAGCCGCAGCTCGTTGAAGCCGGCCGACGTGGCATCGTCGATCGTGGCGCCGTACACCACCTTGCCCGCGCGGGCCCAGTGCAAGGCCGCCGTACACATCGGGCACGGCTCGCAAGTCGTCGCGACCAGCGCGTCGGGAAAATGGATTCGGCCCTCCGCGCGGCAGGCCTCACGCAGTGCGGCGATTTCGGCGTGGGCCGTAATGTCGTTCGTGGAAAGAACGACGTTGTGGCTGAGCGCCACCAGGCGGTCGCCGACGGCGATGGCACAGCCGAACGGGCTTTCGCCGCGCTCGATGCCGGCGCGGCACTGGTCGATGGCCAGCCGCATCAAGTCTTCCGGTTCGATCATTCGTCTTGCGGCCCGGCGGAGTCTTCCATGCCCTCGATGTAACGCCGCAACCGCTCCAGCTCATCGGTCATGTGCCGCAGCTTGAGCATGTTCTCCACGCGTTTGAGCAATTCCAGCTTGTTTACGGGCTTGCTCAGGAAGTCGTCGGTGCCGGCGTTCACGGCCCGTTCGATGTCGCCCAGCTCGTTGAGCGCCGTGACCATCAGCACCATGATGCCCCGCGTGGCCGGGTTGCTCTTGAGCT from Pirellulales bacterium includes the following:
- a CDS encoding DUF4058 family protein, which gives rise to MPTGLPGTPGERGSFGGGPCAPASNKLPGEGQRLYRPKQQELNEGGASLVEIDLLRAGEHVLNVPSSRIPRAYRTPYRVCVRRGWRPRRVERYRAPLEKRLPKIQIPLLETDQDVTLDLQSLIELCYRNGRYDRIDYTVDPGSPFDPPTAAWANELLKAKGLR
- a CDS encoding nucleoside deaminase, coding for MIEPEDLMRLAIDQCRAGIERGESPFGCAIAVGDRLVALSHNVVLSTNDITAHAEIAALREACRAEGRIHFPDALVATTCEPCPMCTAALHWARAGKVVYGATIDDATSAGFNELRLSCHELVRLSGSRLVLASGVLPEECRQLFLEWKQRSPDPRTY